CGAAGTCACGATCGGCGTCATCAGTCCGAATAACGTGCCGAGCGAGATCGCGCCGATCGAAGAGCCGAATCCGATTGCGGTACAAGCCAAGAACCGATTCTGGTCATGGCTGCGCGGCTGGCTCAAGTGAATGATCGCCGCACGCTGGGCACGCGATTTTCCGACTCACTGACTTCTGCGGTACCCTTTCAGCCAGTCCTCGATCTTTCGTGCCATCGCCGGCTGCCCCTGCTCCCGTGCCATTGCCGCGGCCCGATCCGCCATGAGGATCGCTTCGTCCGACCGACCTGCCTGCGCATAAGCCATGGCCAGGTTGGCATATCCGGTCACGTCGGGCTTCAGCTTGATCGCCTCTTCGAATTGCTCGACCCCCTCGGCCGTTTTGCCGGCCGACACCAGCGCGATGCCGAGATTCGAATGCGCTTCGGCATAGTCGGGGCGCAGTCGCAACGCCTCACGAAGCTGTTCGATGGCTTCGTCATGCCGCCCAAGCGAGTACAGCAGTGCGCCGAGGTTGCTGTAGGCTTCGACAAAATCGGGATTTGCCCGTAAGGCGGCCTGGTAATGGGATATGGCTGCTTGCGGATCGTCGGCAGCGAGGCTGGCGCCGAGGTTCAAGTGCGCTTCGGCCAGATCGGGCTTCAATCGCACGGCTTCCTCGAATTCCGCGCGCGCCTGCTGATTCCGCCCCAGTAGCCCCAAGATGTGTCCGAGGTTCGAGTGCAATTCGGCACTGGGCTTCAACCGCAGGGCCGCCTCGTAGTGCGGCACGGCCTCGTCCAGCCGGCCGGACTTCGCGAGCAGGTGGGCCAGATTGATATGCGCGTCGGCATAGTTCGGATTGATCTCCAGGGCTCTCTCGAATTGCGGTTGCGCTTCGCCGAACTGCTGCAAATGCACGAGCGCCACGCCCAGGTTCGACTGCGCCTCGGTGTAGTCGGGCGACAGATCCAAGGCCCGCCGGTAATGCGATATCGCTTCGGCCGGCTGCCCGGCGTCGACCAGCACGACGCCCAGGTTGTTCTGCACCCGCGAATTCTCCGGCTGGTAAATGGCGGCGTCCTGCCAGAGTGCGATCGGATCGTTGTAGATGTTTGCGCGCTGAAAGCTGAGCCAGGCACCGGCGGCCGCGATCGCAAGCGTCACGGCAATCGTGCAGCGAAAAACCACGCCTGCATTGCGCGCTGACACGGCCGGCGCCGCGCGATCAGCGAGACGGCTGAGCGTCAGGTAGGATCCCACCAGCAGCCACGGGATGAGGCTCGCCAGCGGCAAATACATGCGCCGCTCGGCCGCGATTTCGGTGATAATCGGCACGACCAACGTCGGGGACAACACCAGTAGCGCCGCCGCCCACGCGAAGCCGGTCGCCGTCCGCCGATAGAGTAGCGCGATCGTGGCCAGTCCCAACAAGGAGACCGGCGCGATCCACGGCCACGCTTCGGCGAACGAGTGCAGGTACGGAAACTCGTAATGAATCACGAGCGGCCACGGCCACACGATCAGTTTCAAGTACAAGAGCAGCACGTGCGCTTGAGTGAGCCACCACACATGCGCTGGGACTCCCAGGTGAAAACCGGCGGACTTCGAGCGGGCGCCACCGAAATTCAAAGCGGCCAGCAATCCCCAGGTGGCGCACAAGCCGGCATAAAGTGGCGCGGATTGCCGCAATGCGTCGCCAAACGAGCGGCGGAGGAACGTCCGCTCGAAGAGCAGAACGACGACCGGCGCCGTGACCATCACCTCCTTGGACGCCATGCCGGCGGCCGCGGCGGCGATCGCCGCGGCTAGCCAGCCGGTTTTCGCTTGCGGCGCCGTAGCGCTCCAATATCGTAGCGATGCGTAGAGCGTGCCCAGATAGAAAAGCGAGACCAATAGCTCGGTGCGCTGCGTCACGTACTCGACCGCTTCGGTCTGTAGCGGATGCACAGCCCAAACGAGCGCTGCCACGAAGGCGAGCGGGTCGGCCACGCCAGCGAGGCGATCGCTGAAATACGCAAGCAAAAGCGTGCGGCGCACCAGCCGCCATAGCAGCAGCGCGGCCAGGATATGAATGGCCACGTTGAACGCGTGGTAGCCGGTCGGGTCGAGCCGGCCTGACTGGTAATTGAGCGCCAGGGTAAGATTCACAAGCGGCCGGCCGGCGGTGCTCACGTCACGCGGGGGACGCAACGGGCCGGGGCGTTCGTCAGTTCCCACGAGCGGCCAGGCAGAGCGAATCGACGGGTTCTCGACGATCGATACCCGAT
This region of Pirellulales bacterium genomic DNA includes:
- a CDS encoding tetratricopeptide repeat protein, producing the protein MDQQEPADSFACAAAAGPARRKLLDFAGAGLLIGAVLAIYAPALHAPFIFDDRVSIVENPSIRSAWPLVGTDERPGPLRPPRDVSTAGRPLVNLTLALNYQSGRLDPTGYHAFNVAIHILAALLLWRLVRRTLLLAYFSDRLAGVADPLAFVAALVWAVHPLQTEAVEYVTQRTELLVSLFYLGTLYASLRYWSATAPQAKTGWLAAAIAAAAAGMASKEVMVTAPVVVLLFERTFLRRSFGDALRQSAPLYAGLCATWGLLAALNFGGARSKSAGFHLGVPAHVWWLTQAHVLLLYLKLIVWPWPLVIHYEFPYLHSFAEAWPWIAPVSLLGLATIALLYRRTATGFAWAAALLVLSPTLVVPIITEIAAERRMYLPLASLIPWLLVGSYLTLSRLADRAAPAVSARNAGVVFRCTIAVTLAIAAAGAWLSFQRANIYNDPIALWQDAAIYQPENSRVQNNLGVVLVDAGQPAEAISHYRRALDLSPDYTEAQSNLGVALVHLQQFGEAQPQFERALEINPNYADAHINLAHLLAKSGRLDEAVPHYEAALRLKPSAELHSNLGHILGLLGRNQQARAEFEEAVRLKPDLAEAHLNLGASLAADDPQAAISHYQAALRANPDFVEAYSNLGALLYSLGRHDEAIEQLREALRLRPDYAEAHSNLGIALVSAGKTAEGVEQFEEAIKLKPDVTGYANLAMAYAQAGRSDEAILMADRAAAMAREQGQPAMARKIEDWLKGYRRSQ